The Pigmentiphaga aceris DNA segment CGACCACAACTTCGTCGTTGTGAACGCAGGCCTGAAGTCCGAAGCGCTGATCCCGCTGGAAGAATTCCTGAACGACCAGGGCGAGCTCGAAGTTGCTGAAGGCGATTTCGTGTCCGTGGCTATCGACGCACTGGAAAACGGCTACGGCGACACCGTGTTGTCGCGTGACCGTGCAAAGCGCCTGGCTGCTTGGCTGCAACTCGAACAAGCGCTGGAATCCGGCGAATTGGTTACCGGCACGATCACCAGCAAGGTCAAGGGCGGCCTGACCGTCATGACCAACGCCATCCGCGCCTTCCTGCCGGGTTCGCTGGTCGACATGCGTCCCGTCAAGGACACCACGCCGTACGAAGGCAAGACCCTGGAATTCAAGGTCATCAAGCTGGATCGCAAGCGCAACAACGTCGTGTTGTCGCGTCGTGCCGTGCTTGAAGCCAACATGGGCGAAGAGCGTCAGAAGCTGCTCGAAACGCTGCACGAAGGCGCGATCGTCAATGGCGTGGTCAAGAACATCACCGACTACGGCGCATTCGTGGACCTGGGCGGTATCGACGGCCTGCTGCACATCACCGATCTGGCATGGCGTCGTGTGCGTCACCCGTCGGAAGTCCTGACCGTTGGCCAGGAAATCCAAGCCAAGGTCCTGAAGTTCGACCAGGAAAAGAACCGCGTCTCGCTGGGCGTGAAGCAGCTGGGCGAAGATCCGTGGGTGGGCCTGTCGCGTCGCTACCCGCAAAGCACCCGCCTGTTCGGCAAGGTCACCAACCTGACCGACTACGGTGCATTCGTTGAAGTCGAAGCCGGTATCGAAGGTCTGGTCCACGTGTCCGAAATGGACTGGACCAACAAGAACGTTGATCCCAAGAAGGTTGTGACCGTCGGCGAAGAAGTCGAAGTCATGGTCCTGGAAATCGACGAAGACCGTCGTCGTATCTCGCTGGGCATGAAGCAGTGCCGCGCGAACCCGTGGGAAGACTTCTCGGCCAACCACAAGCGTGGTGACAAGGTCCGCGGCGCCATCAAGTCGATCACCGACTTCGGCGTGTTCGTCGGCCTGCCGGGCGGCATCGATGGTCTGGTGCACCTGTCTGACCTGTCCTGGAGCGAAACCGGCGAAGACGCCGTGCGTAACTTCAAGAAGGGTGACGAAGTTGAAGCCGTGGTTCTGGGCATCGACACCGACAAGGAACGCATCTCGCTGGGCATCAAGCAGCTGGAAGGCGATCCGTTCACGAACTTCGTGGCAACGTACGACAAGGGCATGGTTGTCCCGGGTACCGTCAAGTCCGTCGAAGCACGTGGCGCTGTCGTGACCCTGTCGGCTGATGTCGAAGGCTATCTGCGCGCATCCGAAATGTCGACTGGCCGTGTCGAAGACGCGACCACCGTCATGAAGGCTGGCGAAGAACTCGAACTGATGATCCTGAACATCGACCGCAAGTCGCGTTCGATCCAGCTGTCGATCAAGGCCAAGGACAGCGCAGAGACGGCTGACGCCATCGCTCGTATGTCGGAAGCCAGCGCTTCGTCGGGCACCACGAACCTGGGCGCCCTGCTGAAGGCTAAGCTCGACCAACAAAACGGCTAATCAAGGAGTCCTGACGGGATGAGCAATGCATCGGATGCTGGCATGATTTCCATGACGAAATCCGAATTGATCGCCCGTCTGGCGGCTCGCTATCCGCAGCTGGTCGCCAAGGATGCCGATTACGCAGTGAAGACGATTCTCGACGCGATGGCCCAATCCTTATCGGAAGGTCATCGCATCGAAATCCGGGGTTTCGGCAGTTTTTCGCTGTCGAAGCGCCCACCGCGTATCGGTCGCAATCCCAAGTCTGGCGAACGGGTGCTGGTCCCTGAAAAACGGGTACCGCACTTCAAGGCCGGCAAGGAATTGCGCGAACGTGTCGATGGCCCGCTGGACAGCGCCGCCTCGACCGGTTGATTTGCCCTGTTTTGCGATCTGATTGGTTATCGCTGGTCAGACAAACAAACGCCCCCGCGTAGCAATACGCGGGGGCGTTTGCATTGGTGCTTGCTCATTTGGTTTTTGCTGAGTCGTACTTACTAAGTCGGTGCTTGCTAAGGGCTTTCCCCTTACCTCGGGTAAACCTAGTCGAAGTCATCGCAACATGCGTGCACAATTCCCTAAAATTCGTATTAAGAACATTGGTTCGTTATTAGAACAAAATAACGCGATTTCAAGGGGATCGACGCATGAAGCTTCGCAGCACTGATATCACACGCCGCCGTGTTCTTGCACTGCTTGTCCACAGTGGACTCGCCACTGCTGGCCTGGGGGCCGCCACGATAAGCAGCGCCCACGCTCAGGACTTTCCCACCAAGCCGATCACCATCGTGGTGCCGTTCTCGGCAGGCGGTACGACGGATATCCTGGCGCGCATCGTGGCGCAGAACCTGCAGGCCGAACTCAAGCAGCCGATCGTGGTGGACAACCGGGCTGGTGCTGCAGGCAATATTGGTGCGCAGGCGGTTGCACGCGCGCAGCCAGATGGCTACACCTTGCTGCTGGGTACCGTGGGTACGCATGCCATCAACGGTGCGTTGTACAAGAAGCTGGGCTTTGATCCGGTCAAGGATTTCGCTCCGCTCACGCGCGTGGCCAACGTACCGAATCTGTTGGTGACCAATCCCGAACAGCCGTACAAGACGGTGCAGGAACTGATCGCATACGCCAAGGCCAATCCGGGCAAGGTCAACTTTGGTTCATCGGGCGCTGGAACATCGATTCACCTGTCAGGCGAACTGTTCAAGCGTATGGCGGGCGTGGATATTCAGCACGTTCCCTACAAGGGAAGTGCGCCGGCATTGAGCGATCTGCTGGGCAACCAGATCGGCATCATGTTCGACAACATGCCTTCATCGATTTCACATGTGCGCAGCGGCAGGCTGCGTCCGCTGGCCGTTACCACCGCCAAGCGTTCACCAGAACTGCCCGACGTGCCGACTGTGGCGGAAGCCGGTGTACCGGGCTACGAGGCGAGTTCGTGGTTTGGCATGTTCGCACCTGCCAATACGCCAGCGCCGGTGCTGGCCCGTCTGCATGACGCGTTGATCAAGGCTCTGAGCGACCCGGGTGTCCGACAACGCATTGCCGAGCAGGGTGGCGAGCCGGTGACCGAGACGCCCGCGCAGTTCGCAGACTTCATCGCCGCAGAAAGCAAAAAATGGGGGGAGGTCGTGAAGCAGTCAGGCGCAAGCGTGGACTGATGTGGATTGATCCCGGGCCGGCGAGCTAGCCGGATCGTCATGGCGACGATTGGATCGCACCCCAACGATCGGACAATACTGTCCTGATCGATGGGGTGTTTTTCATGGTGATGCAGGGCTTGCAGGTCGATCTGAGCTAGTTCGACTTGAGCCGTTTCGACCTGAGCCCAGCACATCACCATCTTATGTGCAACGGTGGTGTGCTCGTAAAAAGCCTGGATTAGCCTTTCACGCGCTCGCCGTCTTTCAGGCGCCACAGGTTCAGCGGGTTGGCATCCTGCAGTGCCGGGGGCAGCAGGCGGTCCGGCAGATCCTGATACGACACCGGGCGCAGGAAGCGATCGATTGCCGAGGCACCCACCGAGGTGAACGCAGCGTTCGATGTGGCCGGGAAGGGGCCGCCGTGAACCATGGCATAACCAACTTCCACGCCGGTCGGGAAGCCGTTGGCCAGAATACGACCAACCTTGCGTTCCAGGACCGGCAGCAGGCGACGGGCGATGTCGTCGTCGCTGGCTTCGAGTTGCAGCGTGGCGGTCAACTGGCCTTCCACGTGTTCGGCGATGGCGATCAGTTCATCGACATCACGTGCCACCAGCACCAGCGAGCTGGGGCCGAAGACTTCGTCTTGCAGCGCGTGCGATGCCAGGAAGGTCGAGGCGTCGGTCACGAACACGGCGGGGCGTGCGCCCCAGGTGCCGGCTTCCGCTTCCACGCCTTCGCCCAGCGAGGTGACGCCAGCCTGGCTGCGCAGTTGCGACACGCCCTTTTCGTAGGCGTCGAAAATGCCCGGGGTCAGCATGGTTGCCGACCCTTTCTTGACGACCGCTTCTGCGGCCGCCTGACGGAAACGCTGCAGATCGGGGCTGTCCAATGCCACAACCAGACCGGGGTTGGTGCAGAACTGGCCGACGCCCATGGTCAGGGAATCAACGAAATCCTGGCCGATCTTTTCAGCACGCGCGGCGAGTGCGCCCGGCAGCAGGAACACCGGGTTGATGCTGCTCATTTCAGCGTAGACCGGAATCGGTTCCGGGCGTGCATTGGCGATGCGCACCAGCGCCAGGCCACCTTGACGCGAACCGGTGAAGCCGACGGCCTTGATGACCGGATGCGCAACCAGTGCTTCGCCCAGTTGGCGACCGGCACCGATCAGCAGCGAGAAAACGCCTTCCGGCAGGCCAGCATCGGCCACGGCCTTCTGGATTGCCTGACCGACCAGTTCCGAGGTACCCAGGTGGGCGCTGTGTGCCTTGACGATGACCGGTGCGCCGGCAGCCAGT contains these protein-coding regions:
- the rpsA gene encoding 30S ribosomal protein S1, coding for MSSVSENQFAGEESFASMFEESIKKQEMKSGEVITAEVVRIDHNFVVVNAGLKSEALIPLEEFLNDQGELEVAEGDFVSVAIDALENGYGDTVLSRDRAKRLAAWLQLEQALESGELVTGTITSKVKGGLTVMTNAIRAFLPGSLVDMRPVKDTTPYEGKTLEFKVIKLDRKRNNVVLSRRAVLEANMGEERQKLLETLHEGAIVNGVVKNITDYGAFVDLGGIDGLLHITDLAWRRVRHPSEVLTVGQEIQAKVLKFDQEKNRVSLGVKQLGEDPWVGLSRRYPQSTRLFGKVTNLTDYGAFVEVEAGIEGLVHVSEMDWTNKNVDPKKVVTVGEEVEVMVLEIDEDRRRISLGMKQCRANPWEDFSANHKRGDKVRGAIKSITDFGVFVGLPGGIDGLVHLSDLSWSETGEDAVRNFKKGDEVEAVVLGIDTDKERISLGIKQLEGDPFTNFVATYDKGMVVPGTVKSVEARGAVVTLSADVEGYLRASEMSTGRVEDATTVMKAGEELELMILNIDRKSRSIQLSIKAKDSAETADAIARMSEASASSGTTNLGALLKAKLDQQNG
- a CDS encoding Bug family tripartite tricarboxylate transporter substrate binding protein, producing the protein MKLRSTDITRRRVLALLVHSGLATAGLGAATISSAHAQDFPTKPITIVVPFSAGGTTDILARIVAQNLQAELKQPIVVDNRAGAAGNIGAQAVARAQPDGYTLLLGTVGTHAINGALYKKLGFDPVKDFAPLTRVANVPNLLVTNPEQPYKTVQELIAYAKANPGKVNFGSSGAGTSIHLSGELFKRMAGVDIQHVPYKGSAPALSDLLGNQIGIMFDNMPSSISHVRSGRLRPLAVTTAKRSPELPDVPTVAEAGVPGYEASSWFGMFAPANTPAPVLARLHDALIKALSDPGVRQRIAEQGGEPVTETPAQFADFIAAESKKWGEVVKQSGASVD
- a CDS encoding aldehyde dehydrogenase (NADP(+)) translates to MPITGNMLIGASSVRGNLGTLRAIDAVTRADLEPEFGLGGSAEVDRAASLAQAAFDTYRATTPEVRAKFLEAIAQNILDLGDELINRAHQESALPIARLQGERGRTVGQLRMFAQVVRSGHHLTATIDPAQPERKPMPRVDLRLAKIPLGPVAVFGASNFPLAFSVAGGDTASALAAGAPVIVKAHSAHLGTSELVGQAIQKAVADAGLPEGVFSLLIGAGRQLGEALVAHPVIKAVGFTGSRQGGLALVRIANARPEPIPVYAEMSSINPVFLLPGALAARAEKIGQDFVDSLTMGVGQFCTNPGLVVALDSPDLQRFRQAAAEAVVKKGSATMLTPGIFDAYEKGVSQLRSQAGVTSLGEGVEAEAGTWGARPAVFVTDASTFLASHALQDEVFGPSSLVLVARDVDELIAIAEHVEGQLTATLQLEASDDDIARRLLPVLERKVGRILANGFPTGVEVGYAMVHGGPFPATSNAAFTSVGASAIDRFLRPVSYQDLPDRLLPPALQDANPLNLWRLKDGERVKG